Proteins from one Flammeovirgaceae bacterium genomic window:
- a CDS encoding Zn-dependent hydrolase: MKWAFTIFMTVAFQALLFGQPIQASADRMKERIEALSQFGANPDGGVDRVAYSDADMAGRKYVVSLMKKAGLEVTIDAAGNIIGKRKGKNNDLPSIAFGSHIDSVPGGGNFDGDVGSLGAIECIELMNEHHIITEHPLEVLVFQNEEGGLVGSEAISGILTENELSLVSNSGKTLGQGMKDIGGDPGRFHEAARKKGDFKAFLELHIEQGGFLDREGVNIGVVEGIVGIKQWMVTFLGKANHAGTTPMDQRQDAMLAAARFVVEANRIARSIPGRQVVTNGKIKALPGAPNVIPGKVEMTLEIRDLDFEKVLSIFEKIKTAAKDIATGTGVAISYAELNEDIPAQTDSRIQSLIAGSAKELGLTTKFMPSGAGHDTQNMARIAPVGMVFVPSKDGISHSPKEFTSAQDMANGASVLLQTILKLDKVKL, from the coding sequence ATGAAGTGGGCATTTACCATATTCATGACGGTTGCTTTTCAAGCCTTGCTTTTCGGCCAGCCCATTCAGGCAAGTGCCGATCGAATGAAGGAACGGATAGAGGCCCTTTCCCAATTTGGGGCCAACCCCGATGGAGGGGTGGACAGGGTAGCTTATAGCGATGCAGACATGGCGGGCAGGAAGTACGTGGTGTCCTTGATGAAAAAGGCTGGCCTGGAGGTAACTATTGACGCTGCCGGCAACATCATAGGAAAGCGCAAAGGGAAAAACAATGACCTTCCTTCCATCGCCTTTGGGTCGCACATCGACAGTGTGCCGGGTGGAGGGAATTTCGATGGGGACGTGGGTTCACTTGGTGCCATTGAGTGCATTGAACTGATGAATGAACACCATATCATAACGGAACACCCACTGGAGGTCCTGGTTTTTCAAAATGAAGAAGGTGGCCTTGTGGGAAGCGAGGCAATCAGTGGCATCCTCACGGAAAATGAATTGTCATTGGTAAGCAATAGCGGAAAGACACTGGGGCAAGGCATGAAAGACATTGGTGGTGATCCGGGACGCTTTCATGAAGCCGCGCGAAAAAAAGGGGACTTTAAGGCTTTCCTGGAGCTGCACATTGAACAGGGAGGGTTTTTGGACCGTGAAGGGGTCAATATTGGTGTAGTGGAAGGAATAGTGGGCATAAAACAGTGGATGGTCACTTTTTTGGGAAAGGCCAACCATGCAGGCACCACGCCCATGGACCAGCGGCAGGATGCCATGTTGGCGGCTGCCAGGTTTGTGGTGGAGGCCAACCGGATCGCGCGTTCCATTCCCGGAAGGCAGGTGGTGACCAATGGAAAAATCAAAGCGCTGCCAGGCGCACCCAATGTGATACCGGGAAAAGTGGAAATGACCCTTGAAATAAGGGACCTCGATTTTGAAAAGGTGCTTTCTATCTTTGAAAAAATCAAAACCGCGGCTAAAGACATTGCCACGGGGACTGGTGTCGCCATAAGTTATGCCGAACTTAATGAAGACATCCCGGCACAGACGGACAGCAGGATCCAGTCCCTGATAGCCGGCTCGGCAAAAGAATTGGGGCTCACCACGAAATTTATGCCCAGTGGTGCCGGGCATGACACCCAAAACATGGCGCGCATTGCCCCCGTAGGCATGGTGTTCGTTCCCAGTAAAGACGGCATCAGCCATTCCCCTAAGGAGTTTACTTCTGCTCAGGATATGGCTAATGGTGCCAGTGTATTGCTACAAACTATTTTAAAGTTGGACAAAGTAAAATTGTGA
- a CDS encoding signal peptidase I — protein MAAMGAFAFVYFIILIVMIVGMWKVFEKAGKPGWAAIIPIYNIIVLLEVVGKPTWWIILMLIPFVNFIIAIILCHQLSLSFGQGVGMTILIIVLPFVALPILGFGSATYSKPATAA, from the coding sequence ATGGCGGCAATGGGCGCCTTTGCCTTCGTTTATTTTATTATCCTGATTGTCATGATCGTGGGGATGTGGAAGGTGTTTGAAAAGGCCGGCAAGCCCGGGTGGGCCGCCATTATTCCCATTTACAACATTATTGTCTTGCTGGAGGTCGTAGGGAAGCCAACCTGGTGGATCATCCTGATGTTGATCCCTTTTGTCAATTTCATTATTGCGATTATCCTTTGCCACCAGTTGTCCTTGTCTTTCGGGCAGGGCGTGGGCATGACCATTTTGATCATCGTCCTGCCCTTTGTCGCGCTGCCCATATTGGGCTTTGGCAGCGCCACCTACAGCAAGCCCGCTACCGCGGCATAA
- a CDS encoding zinc carboxypeptidase, translating into MNKIFAALFLHLSFAMAFAQAPLQSPEQFLGYPLGDRFTRHHRVVEYFQQVAAARPNNVKFVQYGETYEHRPLVVAIIASDENFKNLEQIRMDNLRRTGFEQGAPTTNVALVWLSYNVHGNEANSTEASMKTLYELANPANKDTQEWLKNTVVIIDPCINPDGRDRYANYYNQYGNYPPDPSPDAKEHREPWPGGRANHYLFDLNRDWAWESQTESQARIKLYNQWMPHVHVDFHEQGYNSPYYFNPAAEPLHDVISKWQREFETMIGRNNAKHFDEQGWLYFTKERFDLFYPSYGDTYPTYSGAIGMTFEQGGGGFGGLEITTKEGDPLTLKDRLTHHYTSGLSTVEITSQNAARVTAEFEKYFKENMSNPASPYKTYVIKGDNNTDKVNRITAWMDTHRIQYGYPAAGKSTKGFDFESQSNKTVTVNTDDVVINIYQPKGRFVTTVFEPQSNLHDSITYDITAWNLMYAYGLKAYALNERINVARPYGQKTAENPAVAPRPYAYIFKYQSMEDVKFLAAMLKDGYKVRSAEKAFAVGGNGFDAGTLIVTRRNNESMEGFDNALTGLAKKMGRKIYTTTTGFVDSGKDFGSGDVNYLEAPKVALLGGEQTSSLGFGEVWHFFERQLHYPVTVIGTDYFKSISLEKYDVLIIPPGYYHMFDEGLLAKIGDWVTAGGRLIVTAQALNSFADKKGFALKKYASEEAKKAAEKEEGQEKKDNALVRYDEAEREQLSQAIFGAIYKVTMDPSHPLSFGLGDTYYSLRTTPMRYDYMLDGWNVGTLRGNVKPLMGFAGYKANQALRDTMVFGVEDKGRGEVVYLVDNPMFRSFWENGKMLFSNAVFVVGGQ; encoded by the coding sequence ATGAACAAGATCTTTGCAGCCCTTTTCCTCCATTTGTCTTTTGCCATGGCCTTTGCCCAGGCGCCCCTTCAAAGCCCGGAACAATTCCTCGGATACCCGCTGGGCGACCGTTTCACCCGCCACCATAGGGTGGTCGAATACTTTCAGCAGGTAGCGGCCGCCCGGCCCAATAATGTGAAGTTTGTCCAATACGGGGAAACCTATGAACACCGTCCTTTGGTAGTGGCCATCATTGCATCGGACGAAAACTTTAAAAACCTGGAACAAATACGCATGGACAACCTCAGGAGGACCGGGTTTGAGCAGGGCGCCCCAACCACCAACGTGGCGCTGGTGTGGCTGAGCTACAACGTGCACGGCAACGAGGCCAACTCCACGGAAGCCTCCATGAAAACACTATATGAATTGGCCAATCCGGCCAATAAGGACACACAGGAGTGGCTTAAAAACACCGTGGTGATCATAGACCCGTGCATCAACCCGGACGGCCGTGACCGGTATGCCAACTATTACAACCAATATGGGAACTACCCCCCTGACCCCAGCCCTGACGCCAAAGAACACCGCGAGCCCTGGCCGGGGGGGCGGGCCAACCATTACCTGTTTGACCTGAACAGGGACTGGGCGTGGGAATCGCAAACCGAATCGCAGGCCCGCATAAAATTGTACAACCAATGGATGCCGCATGTCCATGTCGACTTCCATGAGCAAGGCTACAACAGCCCCTATTACTTCAATCCTGCAGCCGAACCACTCCACGATGTGATTTCCAAATGGCAGCGGGAATTTGAAACTATGATCGGAAGAAATAACGCAAAACATTTTGATGAGCAGGGCTGGCTTTATTTTACCAAAGAAAGATTTGATCTCTTCTACCCAAGTTATGGCGACACCTACCCTACCTATAGTGGCGCCATTGGCATGACCTTCGAGCAAGGCGGGGGTGGTTTTGGAGGGCTTGAAATCACCACCAAGGAAGGTGACCCTTTAACTTTGAAAGACAGGCTTACCCACCACTATACCAGCGGGCTGTCTACCGTGGAAATTACCTCGCAAAATGCGGCAAGGGTGACCGCGGAATTTGAAAAATACTTTAAGGAAAACATGTCCAACCCGGCCTCCCCCTACAAAACCTACGTGATAAAAGGGGACAACAATACGGACAAGGTCAACAGGATAACGGCCTGGATGGACACCCACCGGATCCAGTACGGGTACCCGGCAGCGGGAAAATCCACCAAAGGGTTTGATTTCGAATCCCAATCCAACAAAACGGTGACCGTCAATACCGATGATGTGGTCATCAACATCTACCAACCCAAAGGGAGGTTTGTCACTACAGTGTTTGAGCCCCAATCCAACCTTCACGATTCCATTACCTACGACATCACCGCCTGGAACCTGATGTATGCCTATGGGCTGAAGGCGTATGCACTTAACGAGCGGATCAATGTGGCCCGGCCTTATGGGCAAAAAACCGCGGAAAACCCCGCTGTGGCGCCCAGGCCTTATGCCTACATTTTCAAATACCAGTCGATGGAAGATGTGAAGTTCCTGGCCGCGATGCTCAAGGATGGGTATAAGGTGCGGTCAGCGGAAAAGGCATTTGCGGTAGGGGGGAATGGCTTTGATGCCGGCACGCTCATCGTCACCCGGAGGAACAACGAATCGATGGAGGGTTTTGACAATGCCCTTACCGGCCTTGCAAAAAAGATGGGAAGGAAAATCTATACCACCACTACCGGTTTTGTGGATAGCGGGAAGGATTTTGGATCGGGGGACGTCAACTACCTGGAGGCCCCCAAAGTGGCGTTGCTCGGTGGCGAGCAAACTTCCTCCCTTGGCTTTGGCGAGGTGTGGCACTTCTTTGAAAGGCAATTGCACTATCCCGTCACGGTTATCGGCACCGACTATTTCAAATCCATTTCATTGGAAAAATACGATGTGCTGATCATCCCTCCGGGGTATTACCATATGTTTGATGAAGGGCTACTTGCCAAGATTGGCGATTGGGTGACGGCCGGGGGCAGGCTTATCGTGACGGCCCAGGCCCTCAACTCCTTTGCCGACAAAAAGGGCTTTGCCCTGAAAAAGTACGCAAGCGAAGAGGCCAAAAAGGCTGCCGAAAAAGAGGAAGGGCAGGAAAAAAAGGACAACGCGCTGGTGCGGTATGACGAGGCCGAACGGGAACAACTCAGCCAAGCCATTTTTGGGGCCATCTATAAGGTAACCATGGACCCCTCACACCCCCTGAGCTTTGGCCTGGGCGATACCTATTACAGTTTGCGCACCACCCCGATGCGGTATGACTACATGCTGGACGGCTGGAACGTGGGCACCTTGAGGGGCAACGTAAAGCCCCTTATGGGCTTTGCCGGGTACAAGGCAAACCAGGCGCTGCGCGATACGATGGTCTTTGGCGTGGAGGATAAAGGAAGGGGTGAGGTGGTCTACCTTGTGGACAACCCCATGTTCCGTTCGTTCTGGGAGAATGGCAAGATGCTGTTTTCCAATGCCGTGTTTGTGGTAGGGGGGCAATAA